From a single Mesorhizobium shangrilense genomic region:
- the tnpC gene encoding IS66 family transposase: MTIDLAALPDDIDTLHRMISDLVTARDHDRTEAQAEIDRLRNIVKALQRIQFGRRSERLDNDQLQLGLEDLDADVARAETGLPERPDKKVAPARPAERLSLPDHLEREDRHLDIDSQVCPGCGGPIHEIGESVSEMLDYVPARLRVLRIRRPKYGCRACGKIHQAPAPERPIAKGLASAGLLAHVLVSKYCDHLPLYRQSQIFARHGVELNRSTLANWVGGAAWWLEPLRARLAEQVLASSKLFADDTPIPVLDPGRGRTRTGRLWVYARDDRPWGGSDPPAAIYFYSQDRRAERPAVHLARFRGILQVDGYAGFEQLTARGDIVLAACWAHARRKFYDVHQAIASPIAEEVLRRIGELYAIEQDARGQPAGDRQRIRLARSRTLVDAMKPWLESQLIRVPTRSALAEAIRYTLARWPALCRFLDDGRIELDNNTVERAIRPVALGRKNHLFAGSDGGADRWAIVASLLTTAKLNEVEPFSYLRDVLERMSNGHPMSRLDDLLPWNWKDPNARF, encoded by the coding sequence ATGACCATCGATCTCGCGGCCCTGCCGGATGACATCGATACGCTGCATCGAATGATCAGCGACCTGGTAACGGCACGCGACCATGATCGCACCGAGGCGCAAGCCGAGATCGATCGGCTGCGGAACATCGTAAAGGCACTGCAACGTATTCAGTTCGGACGGCGCTCCGAGCGTCTCGACAATGACCAATTGCAGCTTGGCCTTGAGGATCTCGATGCCGACGTCGCTCGGGCAGAGACAGGGCTGCCGGAGAGGCCGGACAAGAAAGTGGCACCTGCACGACCAGCCGAGCGTCTGAGCCTACCTGATCATCTGGAACGTGAGGACAGGCATCTCGACATCGACAGCCAGGTCTGCCCTGGCTGTGGCGGACCGATCCATGAGATCGGCGAGAGTGTTAGCGAGATGCTGGACTATGTGCCGGCGCGCTTGCGCGTGCTGCGCATACGGCGCCCCAAATATGGTTGTCGCGCCTGCGGAAAGATCCATCAAGCACCGGCACCCGAGCGCCCAATTGCAAAGGGATTGGCAAGCGCAGGCCTTCTTGCCCATGTGCTGGTCAGCAAATACTGCGACCATCTTCCGCTCTATCGTCAGTCCCAGATCTTTGCCCGTCATGGGGTCGAACTCAACCGCTCGACGCTCGCGAACTGGGTCGGTGGCGCCGCATGGTGGCTCGAGCCACTGCGAGCACGGCTTGCCGAACAGGTCTTGGCGTCTTCCAAGCTGTTTGCGGACGACACACCGATCCCGGTCCTCGATCCCGGTCGAGGTCGGACACGAACCGGACGGCTATGGGTCTATGCCCGGGATGATCGACCGTGGGGCGGATCAGATCCGCCGGCGGCAATCTACTTCTACAGCCAGGACCGCCGAGCCGAGCGGCCAGCCGTTCATCTGGCTCGCTTCCGAGGTATCTTGCAGGTCGACGGCTATGCCGGTTTTGAACAGCTGACGGCGCGCGGCGATATTGTGCTGGCGGCCTGCTGGGCTCATGCACGCAGGAAGTTCTACGACGTCCATCAGGCAATCGCATCGCCGATTGCCGAGGAGGTCCTGCGCCGCATCGGCGAACTCTACGCAATTGAGCAGGACGCTCGCGGGCAACCTGCTGGCGACCGACAGCGTATCCGCCTAGCCCGGTCTCGCACACTGGTTGACGCCATGAAGCCATGGCTGGAAAGCCAGCTCATCCGTGTCCCAACGCGCAGCGCTCTCGCCGAGGCAATCCGGTACACGCTTGCTCGCTGGCCCGCGCTATGCCGCTTCCTCGACGATGGCAGGATCGAACTCGACAACAACACGGTAGAGCGAGCGATCCGTCCAGTCGCACTCGGTCGCAAGAACCATCTATTCGCGGGCTCTGATGGCGGTGCCGACCGGTGGGCCATCGTCGCATCGCTTCTCACCACCGCCAAGCTGAATGAGGTCGAGCCTTTCAGCTATCTCAGGGACGTGCTCGAGCGCATGTCCAACGGCCATCCAATGAGCCGTCTCGACGATCTTCTGCCCTGGAATTGGAAAGATCCAAACGCTCGATTCTGA
- the tnpB gene encoding IS66 family insertion sequence element accessory protein TnpB (TnpB, as the term is used for proteins encoded by IS66 family insertion elements, is considered an accessory protein, since TnpC, encoded by a neighboring gene, is a DDE family transposase.), translated as MMLASSGVKVHIALGVTDMRKGIDGLAMLVQGVLKQDPFSGHLFAFRGRKANLIKILFWDGTGLCLFTKRLEHGHFDWPAAGHAGGTVSLTSTQLSMLIEGIDWRAPERRWKPAVAG; from the coding sequence ATGATGTTGGCTTCCTCAGGCGTAAAGGTTCACATCGCGCTCGGCGTCACGGATATGCGCAAGGGCATCGACGGCCTGGCCATGCTCGTCCAGGGTGTCCTGAAGCAGGACCCGTTCTCGGGCCATCTGTTTGCCTTCCGCGGCCGCAAGGCGAACCTCATCAAAATCCTGTTCTGGGATGGCACTGGTCTGTGCCTGTTCACGAAACGGCTGGAGCATGGCCACTTTGACTGGCCCGCCGCAGGACACGCAGGAGGCACTGTGAGCCTGACCTCGACGCAGTTGTCGATGCTCATTGAGGGCATCGACTGGCGTGCGCCCGAACGCCGGTGGAAACCGGCCGTGGCGGGGTAA
- the tnpA gene encoding IS66-like element accessory protein TnpA, with the protein MPRLKATKAAELEAFWRAHLASWRASDLNQREYCEAHGLPLKRFGNWRAKFKHEDRALPRKVLYRRNGGLSPMTSPRTKEISAAPSSYIPSARSSGAGSRRNFSEADKRRIVEEACREEVSVSSIAKKYGIAARVLFRWRKELVPPVGSTIVPVVISDAPEQSTLASCSEPTMPMPAPIIVERASGIEVELIGGRRVRFERDVDPETVRRLVAVLEGDAR; encoded by the coding sequence ATGCCCCGATTGAAGGCCACCAAAGCCGCGGAACTGGAGGCTTTCTGGCGAGCGCATTTGGCCAGCTGGCGCGCAAGCGATTTGAATCAAAGAGAATACTGCGAGGCCCATGGGCTGCCGTTAAAGCGGTTCGGGAACTGGCGTGCCAAGTTCAAACACGAGGATCGCGCCCTCCCCCGCAAGGTGCTCTATCGGCGCAATGGAGGGCTTAGTCCTATGACTAGTCCTAGGACTAAGGAAATTTCCGCTGCGCCGTCGAGCTACATCCCATCGGCCCGATCGAGCGGTGCTGGCTCGAGACGCAACTTTAGTGAGGCTGACAAGCGGCGGATCGTCGAGGAAGCCTGTCGTGAAGAAGTCTCAGTATCCAGCATCGCCAAAAAATACGGGATTGCAGCTAGAGTCTTATTCCGCTGGCGGAAGGAGTTAGTCCCGCCAGTCGGGTCGACCATCGTTCCCGTCGTGATCAGCGATGCACCAGAGCAATCAACGCTTGCGTCTTGCTCAGAGCCTACCATGCCGATGCCTGCACCGATCATCGTCGAGCGCGCCTCAGGAATCGAGGTTGAGCTGATCGGCGGGCGGCGGGTTCGCTTCGAGCGCGATGTCGACCCCGAGACGGTTCGGCGATTGGTTGCCGTTCTTGAGGGAGACGCGCGATGA